A stretch of Lepisosteus oculatus isolate fLepOcu1 chromosome 11, fLepOcu1.hap2, whole genome shotgun sequence DNA encodes these proteins:
- the LOC102687490 gene encoding hexokinase-2, translating into MSSTDSHGGTGAAPVKIPSLRQDVPARVEEWLQPFRLSWEKLRDISSRLLRDMEKGLDKHSHRGAPVKMLPTFVRSTPDGTESGDFLALDLGGTNFRVLHVRVEETMKKVVKMESQTCPVPQEIMLGTGTQLFDHIAACLADFLESQGIKHQVLPLGFTFSFPCTQKGIDKSYLICWTKGFKCSGVEGQDVAKLLKDAIHRRGDYDIGSVAMVNDTVGTMMSCGYRDQSCEIGMIVGTGTNACYMEDMKNVKRVEGEDGHMCINMEWGGFGDDGSLSDVQTEFDLEVDRRSLNPGQHMFEKMISGMYLGELARLVLIRLAQEKLLFGGEMSEALLTPGKFETKHISEIEEDRNGLTRAREILEDLGLRPTGKDCGIVRHVCSTVSTRSAHLCAAALATVANRIRSNRGLDHLRTTVGVDGTVYKKHPKFSERLQQALRTLAPRCQVSFLLSEDGSGKGAAMVTAVAQRLAGQSRLLDDSEEDTAAEGRC; encoded by the exons ATGAGCAGCACGGACAGCCATGGAGGCACAGGCGCTGCCCCGGTGAAGATTCCCAGTCTCCGCCAGGACGTCCCGGCTCGC GTCGAGGAATGGCTGCAGCCCTTCAGACTCTCCTGGGAGAAGCTGCGGGACATCTCCAGCCGGCTGCTCAGGGACATGGAGAAGGGCCTGGACAAGCACAGCCACCGCGGAGCCCCAGTCAAGATGCTGCCCACGTTCGTGAGGTCCACTCCAGACGGAACAG AGTCGGGTGACTTCCTTGCGCTGGATTTGGGAGGGACCAACTTCCGAGTGCTGCACGTCCGAGTGGAGGAGACCATGAAGAAAGTGGTGAAGATGGAAAGCCAGACGTGTCCTGTACCTCAGGAGATCATGCTGGGCACAGGCACACAG CTGTTCGACCACATCGCGGCCTGCCTGGCGGACTTCCTCGAGTCTCAGGGCATCAAGCACCAGGTCCTGCCACTGGGCTTCACCTTCTCCTTCCCCTGCACGCAGAAAGGAATTGACAAG AGTTATTTGATTTGCTGGACCAAGGGCTTCAAATGCTCAGGAGTAGAGGGACAGGATGTGGCCAAACTGCTCAAAGACGCCATCCACAGGCGGGGG GATTACGACATCGGTTCGGTGGCCATGGTCAACGACACGGTGGGGACGATGATGAGCTGCGGGTACCGAGACCAGAGCTGCGAGATCGGCATGATCGTCG GAACCGGGACGAACGCGTGCTACATGGAGGACATGAAGAACGTGAAGAGGGTGGAGGGAGAGGATGGCCACATGTGCATAAATATGGAGTGGGGTGGCTTCGGGGACGACGGGTCTCTGAGCGACGTCCAGACCGAATTTGACCTGGAGGTGGATCGCCGCTCCCTCAATCCTGGTCAGCACAT GTTTGAAAAGATGATCAGTGGGATGTACCTTGGAGAGCTGGCCCGACTGGTTCTGATCAGACTGGCCCAGGAGAAGCTGCTGTTCGGGGGAGAGATGTCTGAGGCCCTGCTCACTCCAGGCAAATTTGAAACGAAGCACATTTCTGAAATTGAGGA GGACCGCAATGGGCTGACTCGGGCCAGAGAGATCCTGGAAGACCTGGGGCTGCGTCCCACCGGGAAGGACTGTGGGATTGTGCGGCACGTGTGCAGCACTGTGTCCACGCGCTCCGCCCACCTCTGCGCCGCTGCCCTGGCAACCGTCGCCAACCGGATCCGTAGCAACCGCGGCCTGGACCATCTCCGCACCACGGTGGGGGTGGATGGCACCGTCTACAAAAAACACCCCAA GTTCAGCGAGCGCCTGCAGCAGGCCCTGCGGACTCTGGCCCCGCGGTGCCAGGTCTCCTTCCTGCTCTCGGAGGACGGCAGCGGTAAGGGAGCCGCCATGGTGACGGCGGTGGCGCAGCGCCTGGCCGGCCAGTCGCGGCTGCTGGACGACAGCGAGGAGGACACCGCGGCGGAGGGGCGGTGCTGA